The following is a genomic window from Arthrobacter sp. NicSoilB4.
TCGGCGTTTCCGGGTCCGGGCGATGGCTGTAGAAGATGTCCACGTAGTCCAGGCCCATCCGGTTCAGCGACTGGTCCAGGCTGGCGAGCAGGTATTTGCGGGAGCCCCATTCGCCGAACGGGCCGGGCCACATGTTGTAGCCAGCCTTGGTGGAGATGATGAGCTCGTCGCGGTAGGGAGCAAAATCATCGCGCAGGTGGCGGCCGAAGTTGGTTTCCGCGGAGCCGGCAAGCGGTCCGTAGTTGTTGGCCAGGTCGAAGTGGTTGACGCCGAGGTCGAAGGCCCGGCGCAGGATGGCGCGCTGCGTTTCAAACGGCTTGTCGTCGCCAAAGTTGTGCCAAAGGCCCAGGGAAATGGCGGGGAGCTTCAGCCCGCTGCGGCCCACGCGGCGGTAGGGCATGGAGTCATACCGGGTTTCGTCTGCAACATAAGTCATACGTCTATCCTGTCTTATTTCGAGATGATGGCGGCACTGTGGCCCGGCAGGTCCAGCTGGCCGCCGTCGAGGCGAGCGCCGTCGTCGGTGGCGAGCGCCAAGGAGGCGGCCGCAACGGCGAGCCGGCGCGGCTCGGCGGAGAAGTTCATCGCGACCTCCACGCTGCCGCGGCGCAGGCGGAGCCAGCCGTCGGCCTCACTGAAGGCCACCGCGGTGTCCTCGAAGCCCAGGCCGGCAAGCTCCGGCGTCGAACGGCGCAGCGCGATCAGCCGCCGGTACAGCTCCAGCAGGCGGGCGTGGTCGCCTTCTGCGGCTTCGGCCCAGTCGAGCCTGGAGCGGGTGAAGGTCTCCGGATCCTGCGGATCGGGTACGACGGCGGGGTCCCACCCCATCCGCTCGAACTCCCGGATCCGGCCCTCCGCGGTGGCCTTCCCGAGTTCCGGTTCCGGGTGCGAGGTGAAGAACTGCCACGGCGTGGTGGCACCGTACTCCTCGCCCATGAACAGCATCGGCGTGAAAGGGGATGTCAGGGTCGCGACGGCGGCGAGCGCCAGCTGTCCGTAGCCCAGCGTCTGGGAGAGCCGGTCGCCGGTGGCCCGGTTGCCGATCTGGTCGTGGTTCTGGCTGCAGACCACCAGCGCCGCCGGGTGGACCGCGGCCGTGTTAATGGGCCGGCCGTGGTGCCGGCCGCGGAAGCTGGAGTAGCTGCCGTCATGGAAGAAGCCGTCGACAAGGACCTTGGCCAGGGCCTCGAGGGATTCGAAGTCGGCGTAGTAGCCCGTGGCCTCCCCGCTGACATTGACGTGCACGGCGTGGTGGAAATCGTCGCTCCACTGCCCTGCCAGGCCGTAGCCGTTGACGTCCCGCGGGTAGAGCAGCCGCGGATCGTTGAGGTCCGACTCGGCGATCATCGTCGCGGGGCGGCCGGTCCCGGCGGAGATCTCGTCCGCGAGCGCACCGAACTCCTCCAGCAGGTGGACGGCCCGCTCGTCCTTGAAGGCGTGCACGGCGTCGAGCCGGAGCCCATCCACGTGATAGTCCCGCAGCCACATGGCGGCGTTCTCGAGGATGTAGCGGCGCACGACGTCGGACCCGGGCCCGTCGAGGTTGACCGAGTCGCCCCAGGTGTTGCCCTCCCCCGATTTCAGGTACGGCCCGAAGCGCGGGAGGTAGTTCCCGCTAGGTCCGAGGTGGTTGTAGACCACGTCCTGGATGACGCCCAGCCCGGCGGCATGCGCCGCGTCCACGAAGCGCTGGTACGCGGCGGGCCCGCCGTAGCCTTCGTGCACGGCGTACCAGAGGACGCCGTCGTAGCCCCAGTTGTGGGTGCCGTTGAAACCGTTCACCGGCAGCAGCTCCACAAAGTCGACGCCGAGGTCCGCCAGGTAGTCCAGTTTCCCGGCGGCCGCGTCCAGCGTGCCCTCGGGGGTGAACGTCCCCACGTGCAGCTCGTAGATGACGGCGCCCTGCAGCCCGCGGCCCTGCCACTGCCCGTCCGCCCACTCGTGGCTGCCGGCGTCGAACGTCCGCGACAGGGAGTGGACACCGTCGGGCTGCCGCCGGGACCGGGGGTCCGGCAGCGGCGTGGTGTCCCCGTCGAGCAGGTAGCCGTAGTCCACGTCCCCGGCGGCCGGGGCGCCCGGCGCGGTCCACCAGCCATCCCCGCCGGCACCCCCGTCCCCGTCGCTCCCGGGCTGCCGGGTCATCGGGTACTGCCGGCCGCCGGCAAGCAGCGTCACGGTGCCTGCTTCCGGTGCCCAAAGGTCAAAGCGTTTCTGTCCGTCAGCAGGCAAAGTGATCACAGCTTTCCGTGTATCGGTGGTTCGTTCAGTGCTTGGCAGGTACCAGCAGGGCAACCGGGTAGCTGGCCAGGATGGCGGCCACGTCCACGGTGCCCGGGCCGAAGGTGGCACCCGTCAGTTCGTCCGTCATTTCCACGGCAAGTTCGACGGCGGTGTCCCGCCAGCCGCCCTGCTGCTCCAGCCCGCGGGGCAGCCGGGTCGCGAGCGTGATGGCCCCCGCGCCGGCATCACCGCCGCGGTCGAAGCCGACCAGATGCCCGGCGGCTGCCCCGGTTGCCGCGACGGGCCGGTAGCCCGTGAACAGCTCCGGCCGGTCGCGGCGCAGGCGCAGCGCCCGCGAGGTGACCAGGAGTTTCGCGTTGTCGTCGGTGTACGACGCCGGGCGGTCGCCGGCGTCGAGCGCGGCCAGGGCGGCGCGCCGCGCGCCGTAGTCGAACGGCCGACGGTTGTCCGGATCAGTCAGCGAGCGGTCCCAGAACTCGGTCCCCTGGTAGACATCGGGGACTCCCGGCATGGTCAGCTGCACGAGTTTGGCCCCCAGCGAATTGACGGCGCCGTACGGCGCCAGGAGGTCCACGAGCGATTCCAGTTCCGCCCTGACGCCGGGGTTGTCAAAGACCGCGTCGACGACGGCGGCCAGCTTCTCCTCGAACGCGGTGTCCGGGTCCAGCCAGTCGGTCGAATTGCCGGCCTCCCGGGCGGCCTTCTGCGCGTACGACTGGAGCCGCTCCCTGTCCGCGGGCCAGGCTCCGGCGATGGCCTGCCACAAGAGGTTGGCGAGCGGCCCGTCGGGCAGCGGTGCCAGGTCCTGCAGCCGGGCCAGGGCGGCCCGCCATTCCCCGGCCAGCTCCGCGAGGACCGAGATCCGGGCGCGGGTGTCCTCGCTGCGTTTGGTGTCGTGCGTGCTGAGCGTGGTCATGGACAGCGGCAGCTCGGCGTGGCGGCGGGCCATCCGGTGGTGGAACTCGTCCGGCGCAACCGCGAACTCGGTGGGATCGGCCCCGACCTCGGTCAGGGTCCCCAGCCGGGTGTAGCGGAAGAACGCGGTGTCCTCCACGCCCTTGGCCATGACCATGCCCGACGTCTGCTGGAACCGGCGCCCCAGTTCGGCGTCGGGCTCCGGGCCGGCGTCGAGGAGCAGCGGCAACAGAAGCCCGACGGCGTCGGCCAGCTCAGGGCGGCGGCGCACGGCCAGTTCGCACGCTTCCTTCAGGACATCCGCGCCCTCAGGCAGGTAACTGCGGTACACCGGGAAGGCGGCGATGATCTCGGACAGGGCATCGGCGGCTTGGTCGCCGCTGAGCCCCGAGCCGGACGGCACGAGCCGTGCCAGCCGGAGCATCTCGGAGTGAAGGATCCCGTCCGTGATCCGGCGCTTGGTGCCCCGGATCATCTCCTCGTAGTCCGCTGCCCGGCCGCCGCGCAGTTCCGTGTCGAGGGCGTCCAGGGTGTCCTGCCCCGCGGGGTCGACGAAGAGCCGGTCCACATCCGCGAGGGCGTCGTAGCCGGTGGTCCCCTCGCAGTCGAAGCCCTCCGGCAGTACCTCGCCGGGCTCGAGGATCTTTTCGATCAGCAGGTAACTGCCGCCCGTGACCTCGCGGAGCCGGCGGAGGTAACCTTCCGGATCGGCGAGGCCGTCCGGGTGGTCGATCCGGAGTCCGTCGACCAGCCCTTCGCGGAACCAGCGGACGACCTCTGCGTGGGCCTCATCGAAGACCGCCGGGAGCTCGACGCGGATGCCGGCCAGGCTGTTGACGGCGAAGAACCGGCGGTAGTTCAGCTCGTTGTCGGCCCGGCGCCAGCCCACCAGTTCGTAATGCTGCCGGCTGTGGACCTCGCGCGGGTTATCCGCAGTGTCGTCCCCTGCGGTATAGGTTCCCTCGGCCAACGGGAAGCGGTGGTCGTAGTACCGCAGCTCCCCGTCCTTGATTTCCAGCGCGTCGACGTCTGAGTCCGACCCCAGCACGGGGATCCGGATCCGGCCGCCGCCGAAGTCCCAGTCGACGTCGAACGCCGGAGCGTAGCGGGACTGCCGGCCCTCCTTGAGCAGGGACCACCACCACGGATTCTGCACGGGGGTTGCGACGCCGACATGGTTGGGCACGATGTCGACCAGCACGCCCATCCCGGCGTCCCGCGCTGCCTGCGACGCGGCGGCCAGGCCTTCCGGACCGCCGCGGTCCGGGTCGATCGCGGAGGGGTCGGTGACGTCATAGCCGTGGTCCGAGCCTTTCTCCGCGGTCAGGATCGGTGAGAGGTAGATCCAGTCCACGCCGAGCGACTTCAGGTACGGCACGGTCTCGGCAGCATCCTGGAGGGTGAAGCCGGGCCGGATCTGAAGCCGGTACGTGGAGACCGGGGTCCTCATTTGGCGGTGGCCTTCGTGACGGCTTCTGCAGCCTCGTCCTGGGCCTCCGCCATCTCCTCGAGTGCCTCCTCGTGTTCGGCCATGGAGGCCAGCGATGCGGCGGCGGAGTAGTCCACCTCCACCTCGGGGCCGGAGTGGGCCCGGAGGACCACCATCGACTTGGCGGCCAGTTTCAGCACGGACCCGGCCTTGAGCGGTTCCTCGGTGTTGGCCTGGTCCGCGGTGTCCACCAGGACGTCCCAGAACTTGGAGTACTCCTCGGCCGGCAGCGCGAAGTCCACGTCGTCGTCGTGGGCATTGAAAGCGAGCACGAAGCTGTCGTCGGTGATCCGGCGGCCGCGGGAGTCCTGCTCCTGGATGCCGTGGCCGTTGTAGAACACGCCGATGGTCCGGCCGAAGCCGCTGCCCCAGTCCTCCGGCAGCATTTCGGTGCCGTCTGTTTTCAGCCAGACGATGTCCGGCAGCTTCTCGCCCTCACCGCGGCGCACGGGGCGGCCGTCGAAGAAGCGGCTGCGCCGGAACGTCGGGTGGTCGTGGCGGATCTTGTTGACGACGGCCGTGAACTCCACCAGCGGCTGGTCCATCGCGTCCCAGTGGATCCAGCTCAGTTCGGAGTCCTGGCAGTACGTGTTGTTGTTGCCCTGCTGGGTGCGGCCCAGCTCGTCCCCGTGCAGCAGCATCGGGACGCCCTGGGAAAGCAGCAGGGTGGCGATGAAGTTGCGCTGCTGGCGGGCGCGGAGGGTCAGGACATGGTCGTTGTCCGTGTCTCCCTCTTCGCCGCAGTTCCAGGACCTGTTGTGCGATTCGCCGTCATTGTTGCCCTCGCCGTTGGCGTCGTTGTGCTTCTCGTTGTACGAGACGAGGTCGCGCATGGTGAAGCCGTCGTGGGCGGTAACAAAGTTGATCGAGGCCACCGGGCGGCGCGCGGAGCTTTCATACAGGTCCGCGGAGCCTGTCAGGCGGGAGGCGAATTCGCCCAGGGTGGAGGGCTCGCCGCGCCAGAAATCGCGGACCGTGTCGCGGTACTTGCCGTTCCACTCAGTCCACTGCGGCGGGAAGTTGCCCACCTGGTAGCCGCCCGGGCCGATGTCCCAGGGCTCGGCGATCAGCTTGACCTGGGAGACGATCGGGTCCTGCTGGATGAGTTCGAAGAAGGTGGACAGCTTGTCGACGTCGTAGAACTCGCGGGCCAGAGTCGAAGCGAGGTCGAAGCGGAAGCCGTCGACGTGCATTTCCGTGACCCAGTACCGCAGGGAGTCCATCAGCAGCTGGAGGGAGTGCGGGTGCCGGACGTTGAGGGAGTTTCCGGTGCCGGTGTAGTCCATGTAGTGCTTCAGG
Proteins encoded in this region:
- the treZ gene encoding malto-oligosyltrehalose trehalohydrolase; this encodes MTLPADGQKRFDLWAPEAGTVTLLAGGRQYPMTRQPGSDGDGGAGGDGWWTAPGAPAAGDVDYGYLLDGDTTPLPDPRSRRQPDGVHSLSRTFDAGSHEWADGQWQGRGLQGAVIYELHVGTFTPEGTLDAAAGKLDYLADLGVDFVELLPVNGFNGTHNWGYDGVLWYAVHEGYGGPAAYQRFVDAAHAAGLGVIQDVVYNHLGPSGNYLPRFGPYLKSGEGNTWGDSVNLDGPGSDVVRRYILENAAMWLRDYHVDGLRLDAVHAFKDERAVHLLEEFGALADEISAGTGRPATMIAESDLNDPRLLYPRDVNGYGLAGQWSDDFHHAVHVNVSGEATGYYADFESLEALAKVLVDGFFHDGSYSSFRGRHHGRPINTAAVHPAALVVCSQNHDQIGNRATGDRLSQTLGYGQLALAAVATLTSPFTPMLFMGEEYGATTPWQFFTSHPEPELGKATAEGRIREFERMGWDPAVVPDPQDPETFTRSRLDWAEAAEGDHARLLELYRRLIALRRSTPELAGLGFEDTAVAFSEADGWLRLRRGSVEVAMNFSAEPRRLAVAAASLALATDDGARLDGGQLDLPGHSAAIISK
- the glgX gene encoding glycogen debranching protein GlgX; protein product: MEVWPGTAYPLGATFDGTGTNFALFSERAERVELCLLADDLTETRIELTEVDGYVWHCYLPQVQPGQKYGYRVHGPYEPEHGNRFNPNKLLMDPYAKAVQGQIDWDPALFTYEFGDPDSRNDADSAPHTMHGVVINPFFEWDGDRQLRIPYHQSVIYEAHVKGLTELHPEVPEEQRGTYAGVAHPAVIEHLKKLGVTAIELMPVHQFVNDGTLEEKGLNNYWGYNTIGFFAPQNTYSSSGDVGHQVQEFKAMVRELHKAGMEVILDVVYNHTAEGNHLGPTLSFKGIDNQAYYRLVDDDLKHYMDYTGTGNSLNVRHPHSLQLLMDSLRYWVTEMHVDGFRFDLASTLAREFYDVDKLSTFFELIQQDPIVSQVKLIAEPWDIGPGGYQVGNFPPQWTEWNGKYRDTVRDFWRGEPSTLGEFASRLTGSADLYESSARRPVASINFVTAHDGFTMRDLVSYNEKHNDANGEGNNDGESHNRSWNCGEEGDTDNDHVLTLRARQQRNFIATLLLSQGVPMLLHGDELGRTQQGNNNTYCQDSELSWIHWDAMDQPLVEFTAVVNKIRHDHPTFRRSRFFDGRPVRRGEGEKLPDIVWLKTDGTEMLPEDWGSGFGRTIGVFYNGHGIQEQDSRGRRITDDSFVLAFNAHDDDVDFALPAEEYSKFWDVLVDTADQANTEEPLKAGSVLKLAAKSMVVLRAHSGPEVEVDYSAAASLASMAEHEEALEEMAEAQDEAAEAVTKATAK
- the treY gene encoding malto-oligosyltrehalose synthase; the protein is MRTPVSTYRLQIRPGFTLQDAAETVPYLKSLGVDWIYLSPILTAEKGSDHGYDVTDPSAIDPDRGGPEGLAAASQAARDAGMGVLVDIVPNHVGVATPVQNPWWWSLLKEGRQSRYAPAFDVDWDFGGGRIRIPVLGSDSDVDALEIKDGELRYYDHRFPLAEGTYTAGDDTADNPREVHSRQHYELVGWRRADNELNYRRFFAVNSLAGIRVELPAVFDEAHAEVVRWFREGLVDGLRIDHPDGLADPEGYLRRLREVTGGSYLLIEKILEPGEVLPEGFDCEGTTGYDALADVDRLFVDPAGQDTLDALDTELRGGRAADYEEMIRGTKRRITDGILHSEMLRLARLVPSGSGLSGDQAADALSEIIAAFPVYRSYLPEGADVLKEACELAVRRRPELADAVGLLLPLLLDAGPEPDAELGRRFQQTSGMVMAKGVEDTAFFRYTRLGTLTEVGADPTEFAVAPDEFHHRMARRHAELPLSMTTLSTHDTKRSEDTRARISVLAELAGEWRAALARLQDLAPLPDGPLANLLWQAIAGAWPADRERLQSYAQKAAREAGNSTDWLDPDTAFEEKLAAVVDAVFDNPGVRAELESLVDLLAPYGAVNSLGAKLVQLTMPGVPDVYQGTEFWDRSLTDPDNRRPFDYGARRAALAALDAGDRPASYTDDNAKLLVTSRALRLRRDRPELFTGYRPVAATGAAAGHLVGFDRGGDAGAGAITLATRLPRGLEQQGGWRDTAVELAVEMTDELTGATFGPGTVDVAAILASYPVALLVPAKH